Within Massilia litorea, the genomic segment TGACGCTGATGGTGCTGGTCTGGTTCCTGTCGAGTTTTCCGGGGGCGCCCGAAGGCGCAACCCAGCCGCCGATTTATTACAGCGTGGCCGGCATGCTGGGGCGCGCCTTGTCGGTCATTTTCGAGCCGATCGGTTTCGGCTGGCAGATCTGCATTGCCCTCGTGCCCGGCATGGCCGCGCGCGAAGTGGCCGTCGGCGCGCTCGGCACCGTGTATGCGCTGGCCGGCTCCGGCGACGACGTAGCGAACACCCTCGGCCCGCTGATCGCCGGCTCGTGGTCGCTGGCGACGGCCTTGTCTCTGCTGGCCTGGTACGTCTACGCGCCGCAATGCCTGTCGACCCTGTCGGTGGTGCGCCGCGAAACCGGCAGCGCCAAGTATGCCTGGATGATGGCGGGCTACATGTTCGCGCTGGCCTATATCGCTTCCTTCATCACCTACCGCGTCGCGCTGGCGCTCGGCGGGGGCTGAGATGTGGCAGGAACTCGTCGTCGCGCTGGTCGTGGTAGGTGCCGCCGTCTACGTCGGCGCGAAATACCTGCCGGCCGCGTGGCGCATCCGCATCGTCAACCGCCTCTCGCGTGGCGGCACGGATTCGAAGCTGGTGCGCTGGCTGGATACGGCCGACAGCTGCGGGGGCGGGTGCAAGAGCTGTAATACCTGCGAGACGCCGGAGGAACCAACTGCGCCCGCTGGAAGTAAACATCGAGTAATCAAGCTGCACGAAAAGTAGGGTGGGCACTTGTGCCCACGCCGTCTTAACCTTGGGCACATGGCACTGTCGTCGGAACTCCGCTCCCGATGCGTCCCGATTGATTTAACCCATCCTCACCTACATGGCGCCGCATTACGATGCCGCACCATGTCACTGTGCGTCAATCGGTGTATCCAGAGGATTGGGGCGCGACACCGGAGATCATCGACATGTTGATCGAGTAGGCAGTAGTGGTATGCCGGAGTACGACCGCGTGGGCACAAGTGCCCACCCTACAACCCCAGCGCCCTTATCAGGCGCTGCGCGTCATACGGCGCATGCACCTTGATATCGTTATCGAAGTAGCAGTACACATCCCCATGTTTGCTCCAGCCGCGGATGCGTTCGGCCCAGCGCTCGGTCGCTTCGTCGTCGTAGCCGCTGGCGTATAACTCCTTGTCGCCGTGCAGGCGGATGTAGACGAAGTCGGCCGTCACATCGTCCATGTAGGGGAATTTGCCGGCCGTGTCGGCGACGACGAGGGCGACCTTGTATTTCCGGAGCAGGGCGATGAAGCGTTCGTCCCGAAAACTCTCGTGGCGGACCTCGACGGCGTGGCGCATCGGGCGTTTGGCATCCATCGCCAATGACACTTTCCCTTCCATGCGCGACTGGTAGTGGCGCGCCAGCGCCAAAGCGGCTTCCGTGTCCTGCGGCAGGATGCTGAGGAAGTGTTCGAAGCGCTCGGGATCGAATTTGACCATCGGCGGGAATTGCCAGAGGAAGGGACCGAGCTTTTCGCGCAGCTCGAACACGCCCGAGGCGAGCACGTTGGCCAGCGGCGCGTCGATGTCCTTCAATTTGAGCATGTGCGTGATGAAACGGTTGCCCTTTACCGCGAAGACAAAGCCGGGCGGCGTCGCCGCATACCAGGCGGCGTAGCTCTCGGGGCGCTGCAGCGAATAGAAGGAGCCGTTGATTTCGATCGTCGGCAGCTGACGCGAGGCGTAGTCGAGCTCGCGCGCCTGCGCCAGGCCGGGAGGATAGAATTTTCCGCGCCAGGGTGCGTAGCGCCAGCCGGAGATGCCGATGTGGATCTTGCCCATGCAGCCCATCATAGTGGGCGGGCGCGCCCGGCTCGGTGCGGTGCCGAACCCTGCCGCCAGGCCTGCCTTTTTGGAAAGCTTCAACAATGCTAAGCTAACGGTCTTATCCTACCGGCATGCGCCCATGATCACCGTCCATCACCTGAACAATTCGCGCTCGCAGCGCATCCTGTGGCTGCTCGAAGAACTGGGCCTGCCTTACGAGATCAAGAAGTACCAGCGCGACCCGAAAACGATGCTGGCGCCGCCGGAACTGAAGGCCGTCCACCCGCTCGGCAAATCGCCGGTGATCACGGATGGCGACACGGTCGTCGCCGAGTCGGGCGCGATCGTCGAATACCTGGTCGAATGCTACGGCAACGGGCGCCTCATTCCGGCCGCCGGTACGCCGGAAAAACTGAAGTACACGTTTTTCCTGCACTTCGCGGAAGGCTCGGCCATGTCGCCGCTGCTGATGAAACTGGTGTTCGACCGCATCGAGAACGGCCCGATGCCCTTCTTTGCGAAACCGATCGCACGCACCATCGCGCGCAAGGTCAAGGGCGCCCTGGTCGAGCCGAACATCAAGAGCCAGCTCGACTACCTGGAATCGGAACTGGCCACGCGCGACTGGTTCGCCGGGAGTGACATGACGGCCGCCGACATCCAGATGAGCTTTCCATTGGAAGCGGCCGCCTCGCGCGCCGGACTGGGCGCAAACTATCCACGCCTGAGCGCCTTCCTGGCGCGCATCCACGCCCGTCCGGCCTATGCGCGCGCACTGGAACGCGGCGGCAAGTACGACTACGCAAGGTAAATCGCATGGCCAAGCTGCTCGCGATCGACGGACTGAACATCGTGCGCCGGGTCTACGAAGCCAGCCCGGAGCCCGACTCCGATCTCAAGGCCGGCATCGCCCTGCGCCACGCGTTCTCGTCGTTTCGCATCCTGCTCGAGACGCATGCGCCGACCCATGTGCTGGCCGCTTTCGACTACGGCGGCCAGACCTGGCGCCATGCGCTGTACCCGCGCTACCGCGAGCATCGCGCGCCGATGCCGTCGGTATTGCGGGAGGCCTTGCCGGAATTCCAGGAGCGCCTGCGAACGGCCGGGGTGCCGGTGGCGATGCTGCCGGAAGTCGAAGCGGACGATGTCGTCGCCACCTGCGTCATGCGCTGGCTGAACGAGAACCGGGGAGAAGCGATCGTCGCCACCACCGACAAGGATCTGCACGTCCTGATCGCACAGGGCGCCCTGGTGTGGGATCATTTTAAAAACGAGTGGCACGACGACGCCTGGGTACGCAACAAGTTCGGCGTGGCGCCGGAACTGCTGCACGATCTGCTGGCGCTGATGGGCGACGCCACCGACGGCGTGCCGGGCGTCTCGAAGATCGGCATGAAGACGGCGGCGCGCCTGCTGAATGCCTACGGCAGCCTGGACGCCGTCATGGCCGGCGCCGGCATCCTCAAAACGCCGCTGGGCGAGCGCCTGCGCGCCGAGCGCGACATCCTGTACCTGTCGCGCCAGCTGGTGCAGCTGAAGACCGACGTGCGCCTTGGGGTCACGTGGAAGATGCTGGCCTACGAATCGCATTGAACGAGAAGGATCCGGAATGCTCAAAGCAGTGATAGTCGATTCGAACGCGATTTCGCGCGGCTTGTTGAATACGGTATTGATGGACGGCGGCTACGAGGTCGTCGCCCAGGCGCACACCGGCCACAGCGCGCTGGTGCAGGCGGCGAAATACCGCCCGCAGATCATGTGCATCGCGCGCGAGCAGGTCGAGGACGGCAGCAATGTCGTCGAGCAGCTGCGCGCGAACCTGCCGAAAACCCTGGTCTTCATGGTCTCGGGCACGCTCGACGCACCCACCATCGAAGCCGCGCTGGCGCGCGGTGTGCACGGCTTCATCGTGAAACCGTTCAAGGCCGACGCCGTACTAAAAACCATCCGCAATACCGTCATCGCCGTGGTGCGCAAGCAGCAGGCGGGCGGTCCACCTAGCGCCGCCTGATCTCCTCGGCGGCGATGGCCGTCAATTCGCCCAGCGCGCGCATTTCCCGCTGGCGCAGGCGGCGCGGCTCGCGGTCCATGACGCACAGGGCGCCAAGCCGGAAACCCCGCGCGTCAAGCAGCGGGAAACCCGCATAAAAGCGCAGGTGCGGCGCGCCGACCACCAGCGGGTTGTGCCGGAAGCGGTCGTCGAGCAAGGTGTCGGGCACGACCAGCGGCCCGTCCTGGGCGATCGTATGGCTGCAAAAGGCGTCCTCGCGCGCGGTCTGCGGCAGGTGGATGCCGATCCGCGACTTGAACCACTGACGGCGCGCCGTGACCAGCGACAGCAGCGCGATCGGGCACTCCGTGATCTGCGCGGCGAGCCAGGTCAGGCGGTCGAAGACGGCTTCCGCTTCGCTGTCGAGCAGGCCGGTGGCGCGCAAGGCGTCCAGCCGCGCGTGCTCCTGGCCGGGCAGGGCGCAGCCGGCGCCGGGGACGAAGTCTTCAGGATCGGCGCTGCCTGCCGACGGCTCCAGACCGGCACGTGCGCGCAGCAGGGCGCTGACGTCGGACAGGCGCACGCGCCGGTGCCCGCCCGGCGTTTTCCAGGCCGGCAGCACGCCGTTTTCGATCCATTGCTGCGCCGTGCTGACGGCAATCCCGAGCAGTTGGCCTGCTTCGCGCGTGGTGAGGATCGGATCGTCCCCCTGGTCGGCGCTGGATACATCCATAATTAAAGTTCCACTCAAGCAATAATTGATGAGCATTCTACTTCAGGAATCCGACAAAATGCCGAAATTGATGATGACAAGACCGTTTTAATTGCGTTTCGCCCACAATATGGTGTATTCACGTGTCAGTTCAGAATAATTTAGTTGACTGATGGAAATTTGACGATCAGAATGGGTTAATTCATCATTTTCGTCATATCCTCATGAGCCAACCTCCGCCGGTCCTGCTGGAAGCAGCCCGCCTCGACGCACTGCGCAAGCTCGACCTGCTCGACACGCCTCCCAACGAAGCGTTCGACCGCATCACGCGGATGGCTGCCCAGCTGTTCGGCCTGCCGATTGCGGCGGTGTCGCTCACCGATGTCGACCGCCAGTGGTTCAAGTCGCGCGTCGGCGTCGCGCATTGTTCGATCCCGCGCGACAAGGCGCCCTGCGGCGAAGTGGCGAACACGGCACGCATGCTGGTCATCCCCGACCTCCTGGTCGACGCCTGCTACCGCGACAGCCACCTGGCCGCGAGCGGCGTGCGTTTCTATGCCGGCGCGCCGCTGGTCACGCGCGACGGTTACAGCCTGGGCGCGCTGTGCGTCCTCGGCACCGAGCCGCGCACGATCAGCGAGACCGAGCGCATCGGACTTGCCGACCTGGCCTCGATGGTGATGGCGCAGGTCGAGCTGCAGCACGCGATCGGGCGCATCGATCCGGTCAGCGGCATCCCGAACCGCAACCAGTTCGTCGACGACCTGCTCGACCTCGCGCTCGAGCGCCCGGCGGGCGAGGCGCGCCTGGCGGCGCTGGTGAACCTGGCCACGCCCGAGCAGATGAGCAGCGCGGTGCGCGCGATGGGCGCCGGCTTTTACGAGGACATTGTCGGCGACGCGGTGCGTACGCTGCGTTCGGCGTTGGGACCGGCGCGCAGGCTGTACCACGTCGGTCCGACCCAGTTCGCTTTCCTGGCCGCACCGGGCGCGGACCTGGCGCGCTTTTGCGACTGGCTCGGCGCCTGGGTCGCGCTGCGCGCCGACAGCCCGACTGCCCGTTTCGTCACCACCGCCACCGTCGGTGTGTCTCCGTTCACGACCGGCCAGGCGGCCCCCCTGGACCTGCTGCGCGACATGTACAGTGCCGCCCACGATGCGATCGAGGGCTCACACCGGGTGCGCGTTTTCTCGGCCGAGCAGAATGCCGTGTTCATGCGGCGCTTCCGGATCGCCAACGAATTCGGCGCCGCCTTGAGCGACGACAGCCAGCTGCGCCTCGTGTTCCAGCCGAAGATCGAACTGGCGACCGGCCGCTGCATCGGCGCCGAGGCGCTGCTGCGCTGGCGCCATCCGGCGCTGGGTGAGGTCTCGCCGGGCGAATTCATCCCCGTGATCGAGCAGACCTCGCTGGCCCGTGCAGCCACGCGCTGGGTGCTCGAGCGCGCGCTGCGCCAGCTCGCAAGCTGGCACCGTGCCGGGCTGGCGCTGCAGGTGGCCGTCAACGTGTCGGCCGTGAACCTGCTCGAAGCCGACTTCTGCGAGCACGTGCTGTCACGCCTGCGCGCCCACGATCTCGCCCCCGGCGCACTGGCGATCGAAATCACGGAGAGTGCCTTGATGAGCAAGCGCGCGCTGGCCGCCGCGACCCTCGAGGGCCTGGCCGCGGGCGGCGTGCAGCTGGCGATCGACGACTTCGGCACCGGCTACAGCAGCCTGGCCTACCTGCAGAGCGTGCCGGCGAAAGTGATCAAGATCGACCAGAGTTTTATCCGCGACCTCGACCAGGACGAACGCAAGCGCGCTTTGGTGGCGACCATGATCAAGCTGTCGCACGACCTCGGCCAACTGGTCGTGGCCGAGGGTGTGGAGACGGCGCCGGTGGCGCAGTTCCTGGCAGGCGCCGGCTGCGACCAGGTGCAGGGATATTTGTACGCACGGCCGCAGGCGCCGGAACAATTCGAAGAGTGGATTTGCGCCGAGTGGACGCTGGCGCGCCCGCGCGGGACCAGGCAGGCAGCAGCGCTGGCCTGCGCCTGACGGGCAGAGGGTAAAAAAAGAAGGGTCGGCAATGCCGACCCTTCTTTTTACTGCACGCGCTAGCGGCGCTACCCGTTCACGGCGCTGGCGCCGTCGATGATGCCGCCGCCCAGGCAAATATCGCCGTCATACAGCACGGCCGACTGGCCCGGCGTCACCGCCCATTGCGGTTCAAGGAAATCGAGCGCGAAGCGATCCGGGCCATCGGCCGCAACCGTGCAGGCGACGTCGGCCTGGCGGTAGCGTGTCTTGGCCGACAGCGGGCCCGGGGCAGGGGCTTCGCCCGCGACCCAGCTGGCCTGGCCCGCTTCCAGGCGAGCGGACAGCAACCACGGATGGTCATGGCCCTGCACGATGTACAGGGTGTTGTTGGCGATGTCCTTGCGCGCGACAAACCACGGCTCGCTGGTGCCGTCGGCATTCCTGTGCGATTTTAAACCGCCGATGCCGATGCCTTTACGTTGGCCCAGCGTGTAAAACGACAGGCCGATGTGTTCGCCCACGGTCTGCCCGTTGTCGAGCTTCATCGGGCCCGGCTTGTGCGACAGGTAGCGATTTAAAAAGTCGCGGAACGGGCGCTCGCCGATGAAGCAGATGCCGGTCGAATCCTTCTTCGCCGCGTTCGGCAGCTTCAACTTTTCCGCGATCTTGCGCACTTCGGTTTTCGGGATTTCGCCGAGCGGGAAGAGCGACTTCGACAACTGCGCCTGGTTCAGCCGGTGCAGGAAATAGCTTTGATCCTTGGTGTGATCGAAGGCTTTCAGCAACTCGAACTTGCCCATCGAATTTTCGCGCACGCGCGCATAGTGGCCGGTGGCGATCAGGTCGGCACCGAGCTTCATCGCGTGGTCCAGGAAAGCCTTGAACTTGATCTCGGCATTGCACAGCACGTCCGGATTCGGCGTGCGGCCGGCCTGGTATTCGCGCAGGAATTCGGCGAACACACGGTCCTTGTATTCGGCGGCGAAATTCACGGCCTCGATGTCGACGCCGACCACGTCGGCCACACTGGCCGCGTCGATCCAGTCCTGGCGCGTCGAACAGTATTCGGAATCGTCGTCGTCTTCCCAGTTCTTCATGAACAGGCCGACCACGTCGTAGCCTTGCTCCTTCAGCATCCAGGCCGCGACCGAGGAGTCGACTCCGCCTGACATCCCGATCACGACTTTTTTCTTGCTCATATCAATTCCGGTCCATTGTCAGCGTTTCTTCAAACACCGACGGGTGGGTGTACAGCAGCGCCAGGTCGGTGCGCCGGCCGGCCAGGTAATCATCCACGCATTGCAGGACGATCGGGCTGCGGTGGCGGGAGCTGGAGGCGGCGATCTCGTCGCGCGTCATCCACAGCGTGCGCAGGATGCCGTCGTCCAGCGGCTGGTCGTACTGCTTGCCAGCGGTGCCGCAGAAGGTGAAGCGCAGATAGGTGATGTCGGCCTGGCGCGACTTCGAGTAATAGCGCGACATGTACATCCCGACCAGGCCGGTGGGGATGAATTCGTGCGCCGCCTCTTCCATGGCTTCACGCACGACCGCCTGCTCGAGCGACTCGCTCGGGTCCAGGTGCCCGGCCGGCTGGTTCAGCTTGATGCCTTCGCTCGTCTCTTCCTCGATCAGGAGGAAACGGCCATCCCGTTCGATGATGGCGGCAACAGTGACTGACGGTCTGAAGGTATGGGTCATGCGCGTCCTCGACAAATGAGCCGATATTCTACAGCGGTGCGCAAAGGGTTGCTTGCAAGTACCTGTGCAGTGCAACAAAAAAGCCTTAATTGCAGCGATTTGCTACAAAAGCCGTCATCTTTGTGGCGCCGGTGTCTCGGATTGACCCCTGAAGCATACGGCTGGGGTAGCCGCAGGCATGTAATGACAAAAGGGCCATGTTTACGTGTTAGATTGTGAACAGAACACCAACATGAAGGAGGAATGCATGAGAATCGGCATTCCGGCCGAAACACGGCCGGGCGAGACCCGCGTAGCGGCAACTCCGGAAACGGTCAAGAAACTGGCGGCTAAACACCAGGTCGTGGTGCAGTCCGGCGCCGGCCTGCATGCGGCGGTAACGGATGAGGCCTATGCCGCCGCCGGCGCCACGGTCGGCAGCGCAGACGATGCGTTTGCGGCCGACATGGTCCTGAAAGTACGCGCCCCCAACGAATCCGAGCGTGCCCGCATGCGGCCCGGCACGGTCGTGGTCGGCATGTTGAATCCGTTCGACAGCGAGAACACCGCCGCCATGGCGGGCAGCCGCCTCACCGCCTTCGCGCTGGAAGCGGCGCCGCGCATCACGCGCGCACAGTCGCTGGACGTGCTGTCCTCACAGGCGAACATCGCCGGCTACAAGGCCGTGATGCTCGCCGCCAACACGTATCAACGCTTCATGCCGATGCTGATGACCGCCGCCGGCACCGTCAAAGCGGCGCGCGTGCTGATCATGGGCGTCGGCGTGGCCGGACTGCAGGCGATCGCCACTGCCAAACGCCTGGGCGCCGTGATCGAAGCCTCCGACGTACGCCCGCCTGTGAAAGAACAGGTCGAGTCCCTCGGCGCCAAGTTCATCGACGTGCCTTTTATTACCGACGAGGAGCGCGAGATCGCGCAGGGCGTGGGCGGCTATGCGCGTCCGATGCCGGCCGACTGGATGCGCAGGCAAGCGGAACTGGTGCATGAACGGGCAAAACTGGCCGACATCATCATCACCACCGCCCTGATCCCGGGGCGGGCGGCGCCTGTACTCATCAAGGAAGAAACGGTCGCCGCCATGAAGCCCGGCTCCGTGATCGTCGACATGGCGATCGAGCAGGGCGGGAATTGCCCGCTCACGGAACTGGGCAAGACCGTGGTCAAGCATGGCGTCTACATCATTGGCGAGCCGAACCTGGCCGCGCTGGTCGCAGCCGACGCGTCGGCCCTGTACGCGCGCAACGTGCTCGATTTTCTGAAACTCGTCTTCGACAAGGAGGACAAGTTCTTCATCGACCACGAGGACGAGATCGTGCGCGCGACGCTGCTCTGCCACGAGGGTGCGAATCTTCGTGAATCGCTGCGCAAATAAGGAGACGAACATGGACATCAGCCACACCATCATCAACCTGATCATCTTCGTGCTGGCGATCTACGTCGGCTACCACGTCGTCTGGACCGTCACGCCGGCCCTGCACACGCCGCTGATGGCGGTCACCAACGCCATTTCCGCCATCATCATCGTCGGCGCCATGCTCGCTGCCGGCCTGACCGAAGGGGTACTCGGACAGAGCATGGGCACGGTCGCCGTGGCGCTGGCGGCCGTCAACGTCTTCGGCGGCTTCCTCGTCACCCAGCGCATGCTGGAGATGTTCAAGAAGAAGGAACCGAAACGCTCCGCCGATGCGGCCGCGCCGAAGACGGCAACGAAGGAGGCGGCATGAACTACATCAGCATGAATGTGGTCACGCTGCTCTATCTGGTGGCCTCGGTCTGCTTCATCCAGGCCTTGAAAGGGCTGTCCTCGCCTTCGTCGGCGCGCATGGGGAATACCTTCGGCATGGCCGGCATGGCCATCGCCGCGGTCACGACGGTTGCCCTGATTTTTAAATTGCAGGCGGAGTTCGCGGCCTCGGCCAACGGCGCGCGCGGCGGCATGGGGTTTACGCTGGTGCTGCTGGGCGTAGTGGTGGGCGGCGCGATCGGCGCTTATGCGGCGAAAAAGGTCGAGATGACCAAGATGCCGGAACTGGTCGCGGCCATGCACTCGCTGATCGGCCTTGCTGCCGTGTGCATCGCGATCGCCGCCGTGTCGGAGCCCTGGGCGTTCAATATTGCCACGCGCGGTAGCGCGCTGCCCTTCGGGAACCGGCTCGAACTGTTCATCGGCACCTTCGTCGGCGCCGTCACCTTCTCGGGTTCCGTGATCGCCTTCGGCAAACTGTCGGGCAAGTATAAATTCCGCCTGTTCCAGGGCGCGCCGGTACGCTTCGGCGGACAGCACATCCTGAACCTCGTCATCGCGATCGCCATCATCGCGCTGGGCTTGCTGTTCTGCTTCTCCGACGCGGTGGAACCGGCCTGGACGCCGTTCGCCATCATGGCGGCACTGTCGTTCGTGCTGGGCGTGTTGATCATCATCCCGATCGGCGGCGCCGACATGCCGGTGGTGGTGTCGATGCTGAACTCGTACTCGGGCTGGGCGGCGGCCGGCATCGGCTTCTCGCTGAACAACTCGATGCTGATCATCGCCGGCTCGCTGGTGGGTTCGTCGGGCGCCATCCTCTCGTACATCATGTGCAAGGCGATGAACCGCTCCTTCTTCAACGTGATCCTGGGCGGCTTCGGCGGCGAGGCGACCACGGCTGCGGCCGGCGCGCAGGAGCAGCGCCCGGTGAAGTCGGGTTCGGCCGAAGATGCGGCGTTCATCCTGCAAAACGCCGAATCGGTAATCATCGTTCCCGGCTACGGCCTGGCCGTGGCACGCGCCCAGCATTCGGTGAAAGAGCTGGTCGATAAACTGACGGAGCACGGCGTGAACGTGCGCTACGCGATCCACCCGGTGGCCGGGCGCATGCCGGGCCACATGAACGTGCTGCTGGCCGAAGCCGAGGTGCCCTACGACCAGGTAGCCGAGATGGAAGACATCAACGGCGAATTCGGCCAGACCGACGTCGTGCTGGTGCTGGGTGCGAACGACGTGGTGAACCCGGCGGCCAAGGATCCGAAGTCGCCGATTGCCGGCATGCCGATCCTGGAAGCGTATAAGGCGAAAAGCATCATCGTCAATAAACGCTCGATGGCCTCGGGGTATGCGGGGCTGGACAACGACCTGTTCTACATGCCGAACACGATGATGGTCTTCGGGGACGCGAAGAAGGTGATCGAGTCGATGGTGAAGGCGGTGGAGTAGGGAAGATTCACCACCGGCCGTTGCGTAACGTAGGGTGGGCACTTGTGCCCACGCGGTGCAAGGCCTCCCGATCGAAATGCGGTTTCGACTGTCACATGCCGCACCGCGTGGGCTCAAGAGCCCACCCTACGTTACTGGACAACGACCTGTTCTACATGCCGAACACGATGATGGTGTTCGGCGACGCGAAGAAGGTGATCGAGTCGATGGTCAAGGCGGTGGAGTAGGGTGGGGCGTTCGGCCCGCGCGGATGCGGGCCAAGATACGTAGGGTGGGCTCTTGAGCCCACGCGGTTCATCGGTCGATTAGAGACAACATCGTTTGCACACGTAGCGTCGAATCAACCGCCGTACCGCGTGGGCATGAATGCCCACCCTACAAAACCTTATGCGGCAGCAGCGCCGATCCGCTGCGCCGGCCGTACATCATCAATTCCCCGAGCAGCGTACGCGCCGGCTGCACCACATCGAGCGCCGCCAATCCCAGCCCGAGCACCGATTGCAGCGGCCCGCTTCCGACAAAGGCGCGCGCCATTGCGTCGGTCAAGGCAATCGTCAGCTTGCGGTCCTGGGCGCGCTCGTCGAGAAAACGTCCGATCCCTTCCGGCCCCGGACAGCGCGCCAGCAGTCTCGCCAGCACGGCCGCATCGCGCAGGCCCAGGTTCAGCCCCTGGCCTGCCACCGGGTGCAGGGTCTGCGCCGCGTTACCGATGGCGACCGTGCGCGTGGTGGCGCGGGCGTCGGCGTTCAGGCCGAGCGGGTAGGAAAAGCGCCGAGACACTTTGGTAAAGCGCCCCAGGCGGCCGCCGAAGGCTTCGCCCAGTTCGTGTAAAAACCGTTCTTCTTCCATCGCTTGCAGCGCTTCGGCGCGTTCGGGCTGTACGCACCAGACCAGCGCATACTGAAAGCCGTCGGCGCCTTCCTGCGGCAGCAACGCCAGCGGGCCTGCATCGGTAAAACGCTCGAAAGCGCGGTGCGCGATCGGACTGCTCGTTGACACGCGTGCGATCACGGCGCTCTGGCCGTAGTCGCGCGTTTGTCCTTTGTCTTCCTGCTGGCCGAACACGCCGCCTTCGGCGCCGACCACGACCTGTGCGGTGACGGTACGGCCGTCGTCGAGCGACAGGGCGACGTGCTCCGCCGTTTCGTCGAGCGCGGCCACGCGCGCCGGGCGGATCACCTGCACGCCGGCGCGGTCGACCGCGCGCGCCAGCGCATCGACGACCTCGCCGTAGCGCGTGACATAACCGAGCGCCTCCAGTTTGTGCTCGCTGCGGTCGAGCAGGCTGCGGCCCAGCTGGCCGCGGCGCGAGACGTGGATGGTATGGATCGGCGTGGACGGGAAGGGCCAGGCCTTGACTTCCTCGAGCAGCTGGCGGCTGCCCCAGGCCAGCGCGATCGAGCGCGGGTCCGAGATCGCCTGGCCCAGCGCGCGCGCGTCG encodes:
- a CDS encoding DUF6587 family protein produces the protein MWQELVVALVVVGAAVYVGAKYLPAAWRIRIVNRLSRGGTDSKLVRWLDTADSCGGGCKSCNTCETPEEPTAPAGSKHRVIKLHEK
- a CDS encoding DUF72 domain-containing protein, with product MGKIHIGISGWRYAPWRGKFYPPGLAQARELDYASRQLPTIEINGSFYSLQRPESYAAWYAATPPGFVFAVKGNRFITHMLKLKDIDAPLANVLASGVFELREKLGPFLWQFPPMVKFDPERFEHFLSILPQDTEAALALARHYQSRMEGKVSLAMDAKRPMRHAVEVRHESFRDERFIALLRKYKVALVVADTAGKFPYMDDVTADFVYIRLHGDKELYASGYDDEATERWAERIRGWSKHGDVYCYFDNDIKVHAPYDAQRLIRALGL
- a CDS encoding glutathione S-transferase family protein — its product is MITVHHLNNSRSQRILWLLEELGLPYEIKKYQRDPKTMLAPPELKAVHPLGKSPVITDGDTVVAESGAIVEYLVECYGNGRLIPAAGTPEKLKYTFFLHFAEGSAMSPLLMKLVFDRIENGPMPFFAKPIARTIARKVKGALVEPNIKSQLDYLESELATRDWFAGSDMTAADIQMSFPLEAAASRAGLGANYPRLSAFLARIHARPAYARALERGGKYDYAR
- a CDS encoding 5'-3' exonuclease → MAKLLAIDGLNIVRRVYEASPEPDSDLKAGIALRHAFSSFRILLETHAPTHVLAAFDYGGQTWRHALYPRYREHRAPMPSVLREALPEFQERLRTAGVPVAMLPEVEADDVVATCVMRWLNENRGEAIVATTDKDLHVLIAQGALVWDHFKNEWHDDAWVRNKFGVAPELLHDLLALMGDATDGVPGVSKIGMKTAARLLNAYGSLDAVMAGAGILKTPLGERLRAERDILYLSRQLVQLKTDVRLGVTWKMLAYESH
- a CDS encoding ANTAR domain-containing response regulator, giving the protein MLKAVIVDSNAISRGLLNTVLMDGGYEVVAQAHTGHSALVQAAKYRPQIMCIAREQVEDGSNVVEQLRANLPKTLVFMVSGTLDAPTIEAALARGVHGFIVKPFKADAVLKTIRNTVIAVVRKQQAGGPPSAA
- a CDS encoding GAF domain-containing protein, whose product is MDVSSADQGDDPILTTREAGQLLGIAVSTAQQWIENGVLPAWKTPGGHRRVRLSDVSALLRARAGLEPSAGSADPEDFVPGAGCALPGQEHARLDALRATGLLDSEAEAVFDRLTWLAAQITECPIALLSLVTARRQWFKSRIGIHLPQTAREDAFCSHTIAQDGPLVVPDTLLDDRFRHNPLVVGAPHLRFYAGFPLLDARGFRLGALCVMDREPRRLRQREMRALGELTAIAAEEIRRR
- a CDS encoding putative bifunctional diguanylate cyclase/phosphodiesterase, with the protein product MSQPPPVLLEAARLDALRKLDLLDTPPNEAFDRITRMAAQLFGLPIAAVSLTDVDRQWFKSRVGVAHCSIPRDKAPCGEVANTARMLVIPDLLVDACYRDSHLAASGVRFYAGAPLVTRDGYSLGALCVLGTEPRTISETERIGLADLASMVMAQVELQHAIGRIDPVSGIPNRNQFVDDLLDLALERPAGEARLAALVNLATPEQMSSAVRAMGAGFYEDIVGDAVRTLRSALGPARRLYHVGPTQFAFLAAPGADLARFCDWLGAWVALRADSPTARFVTTATVGVSPFTTGQAAPLDLLRDMYSAAHDAIEGSHRVRVFSAEQNAVFMRRFRIANEFGAALSDDSQLRLVFQPKIELATGRCIGAEALLRWRHPALGEVSPGEFIPVIEQTSLARAATRWVLERALRQLASWHRAGLALQVAVNVSAVNLLEADFCEHVLSRLRAHDLAPGALAIEITESALMSKRALAAATLEGLAAGGVQLAIDDFGTGYSSLAYLQSVPAKVIKIDQSFIRDLDQDERKRALVATMIKLSHDLGQLVVAEGVETAPVAQFLAGAGCDQVQGYLYARPQAPEQFEEWICAEWTLARPRGTRQAAALACA
- the mnmA gene encoding tRNA 2-thiouridine(34) synthase MnmA gives rise to the protein MSKKKVVIGMSGGVDSSVAAWMLKEQGYDVVGLFMKNWEDDDDSEYCSTRQDWIDAASVADVVGVDIEAVNFAAEYKDRVFAEFLREYQAGRTPNPDVLCNAEIKFKAFLDHAMKLGADLIATGHYARVRENSMGKFELLKAFDHTKDQSYFLHRLNQAQLSKSLFPLGEIPKTEVRKIAEKLKLPNAAKKDSTGICFIGERPFRDFLNRYLSHKPGPMKLDNGQTVGEHIGLSFYTLGQRKGIGIGGLKSHRNADGTSEPWFVARKDIANNTLYIVQGHDHPWLLSARLEAGQASWVAGEAPAPGPLSAKTRYRQADVACTVAADGPDRFALDFLEPQWAVTPGQSAVLYDGDICLGGGIIDGASAVNG
- a CDS encoding NUDIX hydrolase; translation: MTHTFRPSVTVAAIIERDGRFLLIEEETSEGIKLNQPAGHLDPSESLEQAVVREAMEEAAHEFIPTGLVGMYMSRYYSKSRQADITYLRFTFCGTAGKQYDQPLDDGILRTLWMTRDEIAASSSRHRSPIVLQCVDDYLAGRRTDLALLYTHPSVFEETLTMDRN